One region of Drosophila subobscura isolate 14011-0131.10 chromosome J, UCBerk_Dsub_1.0, whole genome shotgun sequence genomic DNA includes:
- the LOC117893161 gene encoding venom protease isoform X2: MKSVPGASAVISLLCLLLLGGPSAFAQFNNQRRQERPRPNPFFPTERPFVTDRNPFIVTERPSPPTTTTTTTTRAPVTSAPLLEPRGPVCRGPDTKPGNCIDIKSCPLLLDQLIAKQRDTTFVSFLQASQRICGNVGSTVCCPNGQTTTAVTPPSPVGTEDIPRRLPNVEEGCGYTLNTFKKIVGGEVSRKGAWPWIALLGYDDPSSSPFKCGGTLITARHVLTAAHCIRSDLIFVRLGEHDLSTDTETRHVDIDVARYVSHAEYNTRNGRSDIAILYLKQNAQFTDKITPICLPHTPQLRGKSYVGYMPFVAGWGKTQEGGQSATVLNELQIPIFDNEQCRESYAKQNRYFTNDQFDSAVVCAGVLTGGKDTCQGDSGGPLMIPEQYQSSVRFYLIGVVSYGIGCARPEVPGVYTSTQHFMDWIIERVQETT, encoded by the exons ATGAAGTCGGTGCCTGGTGCCAGTGCTGTGATTTCgctcctctgcctcctcctgctcggcGGGCCGTCCGCCTTCGCTCAGTTTAACAATCAGCGGAGGCAAG AGCGGCCACGCCCCAATCCCTTCTTTCCCACAGAGCGACCGTTTGTAACCGATCGCAATCCCTTCATAGTCACGGAACGGCCATCACCGCccacaacgacgacgacaacgacaacacgTGCTCCGGTTACGTCAGCACCGCTGCTGGAGCCCCGTGGACCCGTGTGCCGTGGACCGGACACCAAGCCCGGCAATTGCATCG ATATCAAGAGCTGCCCCTTGCTGCTCGATCAACTGATTGCCAAGCAGAGGGATACAACCTTCGTGAGCTTCCTGCAGGCCTCGCAGCGCATCTGCGGCAACGTTGGCTCCACCGTCTGCTGCCCCAATGGCCAGACGACAACGGCGGTCACTCCGCCTTCCCCTGTCGGCACGGAGGATATACCGCGACGTCTGCCCAATGTGGAAGAAGGATGTGGGTACACGCTCAACACGTTCAAGAAGATCGTTGGCGGTGAGGTGAGCCGCAAGGGTGCCTGGCCCTGGATTGCACTCTTGGGCTACGATGATCCCTCCTCGTCGCCATTCAAGTGCGGCGGCACTCTGATCACCGCCAGACATGTGCTCACAGCTGCCCACTGCATTCGCTCGGATCT AATATTCGTGCGACTGGGGGAACATGATCTCTCCACGGACACGGAGACACGCCATGTGGACATTGATGTGGCTCGG TATGTGTCCCATGCGGAGTACAATACCCGCAATGGGCGTAGCGACATTGCCATTCTGTATTTGAAGCAGAACGCACAGTTCACGGACAAGATCACTCCCATCTGCCTGCCCCATACGCCACAGTTGCGGGGCAAGTCCTATGTGGGCTACATGCcatttgtggctggctggggcaAGACCCAGGAGGGCGGTCAGTCGGCCACCGTGCTGAACGAGCTGCAGATCCCCATCTTCGACAACGAGCAGTGCCGCGAGAGCTACGCCAAGCAGAATCGCTACTTCACCAACGATCAGTTCGACTCTGCGGTCGTGTGTGCGGGCGTCCTCACGGGCGGCAAGGATACCTGCCAGGGCGACTCCGGTGGCCCACTGATGATACCCGAGCAGTACCAGAGCAGCGTGCGATTCTATCTGATCGGCGTGGTCTCGTACGGCATTGGGTGTGCGAGGCCGGAGGTGCCTGGCGTGTACACTAGCACCCAGCACTTTATGGACTGGATCATCGAGCGAGTCCAAGAGACGACGTAA
- the LOC117893161 gene encoding venom serine protease Bi-VSP isoform X1, which translates to MKSVPGASAVISLLCLLLLGGPSAFAQFNNQRRQVRQNCITPENYYGSCVALTFCPQVVNIFQSTSKQRAERYVIALQRSCGTRSINGDPVICCTAPQQNNQQTTERPRPNPFFPTERPFVTDRNPFIVTERPSPPTTTTTTTTRAPVTSAPLLEPRGPVCRGPDTKPGNCIDIKSCPLLLDQLIAKQRDTTFVSFLQASQRICGNVGSTVCCPNGQTTTAVTPPSPVGTEDIPRRLPNVEEGCGYTLNTFKKIVGGEVSRKGAWPWIALLGYDDPSSSPFKCGGTLITARHVLTAAHCIRSDLIFVRLGEHDLSTDTETRHVDIDVARYVSHAEYNTRNGRSDIAILYLKQNAQFTDKITPICLPHTPQLRGKSYVGYMPFVAGWGKTQEGGQSATVLNELQIPIFDNEQCRESYAKQNRYFTNDQFDSAVVCAGVLTGGKDTCQGDSGGPLMIPEQYQSSVRFYLIGVVSYGIGCARPEVPGVYTSTQHFMDWIIERVQETT; encoded by the exons ATGAAGTCGGTGCCTGGTGCCAGTGCTGTGATTTCgctcctctgcctcctcctgctcggcGGGCCGTCCGCCTTCGCTCAGTTTAACAATCAGCGGAGGCAAG TTCGTCAGAACTGCATCACTCCAGAGAACTACTATGGCAGCTGCGTGGCGCTTACCTTCTGCCCCCAGGTGGTGAACATCTTCCAGAGCACCAGTAAGCAGCGCGCTGAGCGCTATGTGATCGCCCTGCAACGCAGCTGTGGCACACGCAGCATCAATGGGGATCCGGTG ATTTGCTGTACTGCTCCGCAGCAGAATAATCAACAGACCACAGAGCGGCCACGCCCCAATCCCTTCTTTCCCACAGAGCGACCGTTTGTAACCGATCGCAATCCCTTCATAGTCACGGAACGGCCATCACCGCccacaacgacgacgacaacgacaacacgTGCTCCGGTTACGTCAGCACCGCTGCTGGAGCCCCGTGGACCCGTGTGCCGTGGACCGGACACCAAGCCCGGCAATTGCATCG ATATCAAGAGCTGCCCCTTGCTGCTCGATCAACTGATTGCCAAGCAGAGGGATACAACCTTCGTGAGCTTCCTGCAGGCCTCGCAGCGCATCTGCGGCAACGTTGGCTCCACCGTCTGCTGCCCCAATGGCCAGACGACAACGGCGGTCACTCCGCCTTCCCCTGTCGGCACGGAGGATATACCGCGACGTCTGCCCAATGTGGAAGAAGGATGTGGGTACACGCTCAACACGTTCAAGAAGATCGTTGGCGGTGAGGTGAGCCGCAAGGGTGCCTGGCCCTGGATTGCACTCTTGGGCTACGATGATCCCTCCTCGTCGCCATTCAAGTGCGGCGGCACTCTGATCACCGCCAGACATGTGCTCACAGCTGCCCACTGCATTCGCTCGGATCT AATATTCGTGCGACTGGGGGAACATGATCTCTCCACGGACACGGAGACACGCCATGTGGACATTGATGTGGCTCGG TATGTGTCCCATGCGGAGTACAATACCCGCAATGGGCGTAGCGACATTGCCATTCTGTATTTGAAGCAGAACGCACAGTTCACGGACAAGATCACTCCCATCTGCCTGCCCCATACGCCACAGTTGCGGGGCAAGTCCTATGTGGGCTACATGCcatttgtggctggctggggcaAGACCCAGGAGGGCGGTCAGTCGGCCACCGTGCTGAACGAGCTGCAGATCCCCATCTTCGACAACGAGCAGTGCCGCGAGAGCTACGCCAAGCAGAATCGCTACTTCACCAACGATCAGTTCGACTCTGCGGTCGTGTGTGCGGGCGTCCTCACGGGCGGCAAGGATACCTGCCAGGGCGACTCCGGTGGCCCACTGATGATACCCGAGCAGTACCAGAGCAGCGTGCGATTCTATCTGATCGGCGTGGTCTCGTACGGCATTGGGTGTGCGAGGCCGGAGGTGCCTGGCGTGTACACTAGCACCCAGCACTTTATGGACTGGATCATCGAGCGAGTCCAAGAGACGACGTAA